From bacterium, the proteins below share one genomic window:
- a CDS encoding NADH-quinone oxidoreductase subunit K, producing IVIGLAVTVLIVAIAIRIYEKYGTFDITKIRRLRG from the coding sequence ATATTGTCATTGGTTTAGCCGTTACTGTTTTAATTGTTGCCATTGCTATAAGGATATATGAAAAATATGGAACTTTCGATATTACCAAAATCAGGAGATTACGAGGATAA